One Bacillus sp. (in: firmicutes) DNA window includes the following coding sequences:
- a CDS encoding SpoIIE family protein phosphatase has product MSNTDTLDKLSTKFYEATVRAFELLNQSIKVRTFFVGRTTEDSYTTLKVFSKIDGCQLTEGRTIPLQESYCNLIFSGKREPLMIEDTSVHPIVSKLAATSRANIGSYLGVPIILEDHTMFGTLCAVDPSAHKFTNDDIEVMQTLANFISNAIELGAAFERILIEEQRVKKELNFAKIVQTSVLSEPVDLENINISAYYQSSDSLSGDMYSWFEIAPNKYGIMLLDVMGHGVSAALISMSIRAVLRGFITNISDPVEVMKELNHHIYYLFNSNDQSTYATAIYIVVDTNLKTIEYANAGHPSGLLLLDGEAITRMEEGCLILGIFPEIQVNKQQFIYKDPSTVLLYTDGIIELITPVVNEGIKELENILTANPNNGGLIEEIQRKYVNGKALKDDVCLISINVK; this is encoded by the coding sequence ATGAGTAATACTGACACGTTAGATAAACTCTCAACGAAATTTTATGAAGCTACAGTGCGTGCTTTTGAGTTATTAAATCAATCTATTAAAGTTCGGACTTTTTTTGTCGGGAGAACAACAGAGGATTCTTATACAACATTAAAGGTTTTTAGTAAAATAGATGGTTGCCAATTAACCGAAGGGAGGACAATCCCGCTTCAGGAGTCGTATTGTAACCTGATATTTAGTGGCAAGCGGGAGCCGCTAATGATTGAAGATACGTCAGTCCATCCGATTGTTTCAAAATTGGCTGCAACCTCTAGAGCTAACATCGGCTCTTATTTAGGGGTGCCAATTATATTAGAAGATCATACAATGTTTGGAACGTTATGTGCAGTTGACCCGTCCGCGCACAAGTTTACTAATGATGATATCGAGGTCATGCAGACGCTTGCAAACTTTATCAGCAATGCAATTGAACTAGGGGCTGCCTTTGAAAGAATTTTAATCGAAGAACAGCGGGTAAAAAAAGAGCTGAATTTTGCTAAAATAGTCCAAACGAGTGTATTATCTGAACCTGTTGATTTGGAAAATATTAATATTAGCGCCTACTATCAATCTTCTGATTCGTTGTCAGGTGATATGTACTCGTGGTTTGAAATAGCGCCTAATAAATACGGAATCATGCTTCTTGATGTGATGGGACATGGTGTTTCAGCGGCATTAATTAGCATGTCGATTCGTGCCGTGTTGCGTGGTTTTATAACAAACATTTCTGACCCAGTAGAAGTCATGAAGGAATTAAATCATCATATCTATTATTTATTTAACTCAAATGACCAGTCAACATATGCGACTGCTATATACATCGTTGTTGACACAAATTTAAAAACAATTGAATACGCAAACGCTGGTCATCCTTCTGGTCTTCTACTTTTAGATGGTGAAGCAATAACGAGAATGGAAGAAGGTTGCCTCATACTAGGGATTTTCCCAGAAATACAAGTAAATAAACAACAATTTATATATAAAGATCCTTCAACAGTATTACTGTATACAGATGGAATTATAGAATTAATCACTCCAGTTGTTAATGAAGGAATAAAGGAATTAGAAAATATATTGACTGCAAATCCAAATAATGGTGGGCTAATCGAAGAAATACAGAGGAAGTACGTCAATGGGAAAGCCCTGAAGGATGATGTTTGTTTGATTTCGATAAATGTAAAATAA
- a CDS encoding DUF4968 domain-containing protein, whose product MLQDSSFAIHPNSKEYKRKVTFHDIGAICSFEQSNQIYHFTCENGFVSILFFSEDIVRIIMNPNSKPSLKSSVALVKNRENVNIITEEHQNKIVIASSKLTVELQKSPLRIQIKDENGSTLLAETTVLGMGYTSANQVVCFKAMDDDDHFYGFGEKTGFLDKRGEKMTMWNSDVFLPHNPETDALYQSIPYFMTVRNGKAHGIFFDNTWKTTFDLQSYENKNAYSFSAEGGQLDYYVLAGPTPKNVIEQYTDLTGRMPLPPKWALGYHQSKYSYKSEHEVRKLADTFIEKQIPIDAIYFDIHYMDGFRVFTFDYSAFPNPKKLVEDLKAAGIHAVPIVDPGVKKDPSYPIYREGALKDHFCKYLEGELYLGEVWPGVSAFPDFTKTETRKWWGEKHSFYTELGIEGIWNDMNEPAVFNETKTMDLEVIHDNDSDLKTHEELHNIYGLLMGKATYDSLVKQLQGKRPFLLTRAGFSGIQRYAAVWTGDNRSFWEHLEMSLPMCMNLGVSGIPFCGPDVGGFAHDANGQLLTRWMQVGAFTPFFRNHNALDSVDQEPWAFGEKYEQIIKKYIDLRYQWLPHFYTLFMEASKTGIPVMRPLFLEYPDDPNVSNLFDQFLIGENVLIAPIMKPDTNNRVVYLPEGNWVNYWTDEITSGRKHILVEAPLETLPIYIKRGTMIAHGAIKQSTMVPETNMQIHLYPHDKGESTYTLYDDDGETFAYQDDAYLLKEISCHYSENNMEISIKNLISTYKPSWEQWTFVIHHANPIMNISINGSQLPAEKLLFNQKQETVSITLSE is encoded by the coding sequence ATGTTACAAGATTCAAGCTTTGCTATACACCCTAATTCAAAAGAATACAAGCGTAAGGTAACTTTTCATGATATTGGAGCAATCTGCTCATTCGAACAATCTAACCAAATTTATCATTTTACATGTGAAAATGGTTTTGTTAGTATTCTTTTCTTTAGTGAAGATATTGTTAGAATTATTATGAATCCTAATTCAAAACCTTCTTTAAAAAGCAGTGTGGCTTTAGTTAAAAATCGAGAAAATGTAAACATCATCACTGAGGAGCATCAAAACAAAATCGTAATAGCTTCTTCAAAACTAACGGTTGAACTGCAAAAATCACCATTACGTATTCAGATAAAAGATGAAAACGGGTCAACCCTCCTAGCGGAAACAACCGTATTAGGGATGGGATACACAAGTGCAAATCAAGTCGTTTGTTTTAAAGCAATGGACGATGATGACCACTTTTATGGATTTGGTGAAAAAACAGGGTTCCTCGATAAACGTGGGGAAAAAATGACGATGTGGAATTCTGATGTTTTTTTACCCCACAATCCCGAAACAGATGCATTATACCAATCCATTCCTTATTTCATGACAGTAAGGAATGGCAAAGCCCATGGTATTTTTTTTGATAATACATGGAAAACGACATTTGACTTACAATCATACGAAAATAAAAATGCTTATTCATTTTCTGCTGAAGGCGGTCAACTTGACTATTATGTTTTAGCCGGACCGACGCCAAAAAATGTGATTGAACAATATACAGACTTGACTGGAAGGATGCCACTGCCGCCTAAATGGGCGTTAGGCTATCACCAATCAAAATATAGCTACAAATCCGAGCACGAAGTCCGAAAACTGGCAGATACATTTATCGAGAAACAAATTCCAATTGATGCGATTTACTTTGATATTCATTATATGGATGGATTTCGTGTTTTTACATTTGATTACAGCGCTTTTCCAAATCCAAAAAAACTGGTAGAAGACTTAAAAGCAGCTGGCATCCATGCAGTGCCAATTGTCGATCCCGGGGTAAAAAAAGACCCGTCCTATCCTATTTACAGAGAGGGGGCCCTCAAAGACCATTTTTGCAAATATTTAGAAGGCGAGCTTTATTTGGGTGAAGTATGGCCAGGTGTGAGTGCCTTTCCTGATTTTACAAAAACTGAAACAAGAAAATGGTGGGGTGAAAAGCATTCATTTTATACGGAGTTAGGCATCGAAGGCATCTGGAATGATATGAACGAACCCGCAGTCTTTAACGAAACAAAAACGATGGATCTCGAAGTCATTCATGATAATGACAGTGACTTAAAAACACATGAAGAGCTTCATAATATTTATGGTTTGTTAATGGGGAAAGCAACTTATGATAGTCTCGTAAAACAATTGCAAGGAAAGCGTCCTTTCCTCTTAACCCGCGCAGGCTTTAGTGGCATCCAAAGATACGCAGCCGTTTGGACTGGGGATAATCGCAGCTTTTGGGAGCACCTAGAGATGTCATTGCCGATGTGTATGAATCTTGGTGTATCCGGAATCCCATTTTGCGGGCCAGATGTTGGTGGTTTCGCTCACGATGCGAATGGCCAGTTATTAACACGATGGATGCAGGTTGGTGCTTTTACACCTTTTTTCCGCAACCATAATGCCCTAGATTCAGTTGATCAAGAGCCATGGGCTTTTGGAGAAAAATACGAACAAATCATAAAAAAATACATTGATTTGCGTTACCAATGGCTCCCTCACTTCTATACGCTATTTATGGAAGCAAGCAAAACAGGAATACCAGTAATGCGGCCATTGTTCTTGGAATATCCAGATGACCCAAATGTCAGTAACCTGTTCGATCAATTTTTAATTGGTGAAAATGTTCTTATCGCTCCAATTATGAAACCAGACACAAACAATCGTGTTGTTTATTTACCAGAAGGTAATTGGGTCAACTACTGGACTGACGAAATTACTTCAGGAAGAAAGCATATCTTAGTAGAAGCACCTCTTGAAACATTGCCGATTTATATAAAAAGAGGCACGATGATTGCCCATGGTGCAATCAAGCAATCAACGATGGTACCTGAAACGAATATGCAAATTCACCTCTATCCTCACGACAAAGGTGAAAGTACATACACGTTATATGATGACGATGGGGAAACATTTGCTTATCAAGATGACGCTTATTTACTAAAAGAAATCAGCTGTCATTATTCCGAAAATAACATGGAAATTTCAATCAAAAATCTCATTTCAACTTATAAACCAAGCTGGGAACAATGGACATTTGTTATCCACCACGCAAATCCTATAATGAATATTTCGATCAACGGTAGCCAACTGCCAGCTGAAAAACTACTATTTAATCAGAAACAAGAAACTGTGTCGATTACATTATCAGAATAG
- the thiT gene encoding energy-coupled thiamine transporter ThiT — protein MNRSKTLFLVEVALFSALAYVFDLLAHMVGLKIWPQGGSISIAMVPVFLIAFRWGLKGGLLSGLLLGGLQVVTGQAYIAHPVQGLLDYFIAFTVVGLAGVFMKQIQQAINERSKSKVITYVILGTLLGSALRYAAHVIAGIVFFAEYAPEGTPAALYSLVYNGTFMLPAFVLSAIFVSILINTAPKYFNAPNAKLNY, from the coding sequence ATGAATAGAAGCAAAACATTGTTTTTAGTTGAAGTTGCTTTATTTTCAGCCTTAGCATATGTTTTCGATTTATTGGCGCATATGGTAGGACTTAAAATTTGGCCACAGGGCGGTTCAATCTCAATTGCAATGGTGCCGGTTTTTTTAATTGCCTTTAGATGGGGCTTGAAAGGTGGATTACTTTCAGGATTATTGCTTGGTGGACTTCAAGTAGTAACTGGGCAAGCCTATATTGCTCATCCTGTCCAAGGACTTTTAGATTACTTCATTGCTTTTACAGTTGTCGGTCTAGCAGGTGTGTTCATGAAACAAATTCAACAAGCTATTAACGAACGTTCTAAAAGCAAAGTCATCACTTATGTCATTTTAGGAACATTATTAGGAAGTGCTTTGCGCTATGCTGCCCATGTAATCGCTGGGATTGTCTTTTTTGCGGAATATGCACCAGAAGGAACACCAGCAGCGCTTTACTCGCTAGTGTATAACGGTACTTTCATGCTGCCAGCGTTTGTTTTAAGTGCCATTTTTGTTTCGATATTAATTAATACGGCTCCAAAGTATTTCAATGCCCCTAATGCAAAACTGAATTATTAA
- a CDS encoding rhodanese-like domain-containing protein, whose protein sequence is MKAIIGLFIITAMMITAGCSGGNQSDTSSQKPAITSIDESAYTNVDVNEAAKLIEQGITIVDVRTPEEYNAGHIPNALLIPLQELEARIDEFSADEQYLIVCRSGNRSAQASEILTKNGMKHIYNMTGGMIEWTGEVVTG, encoded by the coding sequence ATGAAAGCAATTATAGGATTATTCATAATCACAGCAATGATGATAACAGCAGGGTGTTCGGGGGGGAATCAATCCGACACTTCATCACAAAAGCCTGCCATTACAAGTATTGATGAAAGTGCTTATACGAATGTTGATGTAAACGAAGCGGCAAAGCTTATCGAACAAGGAATTACGATTGTTGATGTCCGTACTCCTGAGGAGTATAACGCAGGCCATATTCCGAACGCACTTTTAATCCCGTTGCAGGAACTTGAAGCACGTATAGATGAATTCTCAGCGGACGAGCAATATTTAATCGTTTGTCGTTCCGGAAATCGCTCAGCTCAAGCAAGTGAAATTTTAACGAAAAATGGCATGAAGCATATTTATAATATGACCGGCGGGATGATTGAGTGGACAGGGGAAGTTGTAACAGGGTAG
- the map gene encoding type I methionyl aminopeptidase, translated as MISLKSKREIELMHEAGKILAKCHLEIAKMLKPGVTTHEIDCFVEEFLEKHGATPEQKGYQGYQFATCASVNDEICHGFPRKEPLKSGDIVTIDMVVNLNGALADSAWTYQVGEATQETTKLLDVTKKALYLGIEQAVVGNRVGDIGHAIQTFVEAEGFSVVREFTGHGIGPTIHEDPMVLHYGEKGKGLRLKEGMVITIEPMVNVGEWKSKMDDNKWTARTIDGKLSAQYEHTIAITKDGPIILTDQENM; from the coding sequence ATGATTTCATTAAAATCAAAAAGAGAAATAGAACTAATGCATGAAGCCGGGAAAATATTAGCTAAATGTCATCTTGAAATTGCTAAAATGTTAAAACCAGGTGTGACAACACATGAAATAGATTGTTTTGTTGAAGAGTTTCTAGAAAAGCATGGGGCAACACCTGAGCAAAAAGGCTATCAAGGCTACCAATTTGCAACATGTGCTTCGGTCAATGATGAAATTTGCCATGGTTTCCCGCGCAAGGAGCCGTTAAAAAGTGGCGATATCGTAACGATTGATATGGTTGTTAATCTTAATGGGGCTCTTGCTGATTCTGCTTGGACTTATCAAGTTGGTGAGGCTACTCAAGAAACAACGAAGCTTTTAGATGTTACGAAAAAGGCACTATACCTTGGGATTGAGCAAGCTGTTGTTGGCAACCGCGTTGGTGATATTGGCCACGCAATCCAAACGTTTGTGGAAGCGGAAGGATTTTCAGTTGTTCGTGAATTTACGGGCCATGGCATTGGCCCGACGATTCATGAAGATCCAATGGTTTTACATTACGGCGAAAAAGGCAAAGGTTTAAGGCTTAAAGAGGGCATGGTTATTACGATTGAGCCGATGGTGAATGTCGGTGAATGGAAAAGTAAAATGGATGATAATAAATGGACGGCGCGTACAATCGATGGCAAATTATCTGCACAATATGAGCATACAATTGCGATTACAAAAGATGGCCCAATCATCCTAACGGATCAAGAGAACATGTAA
- a CDS encoding efflux RND transporter periplasmic adaptor subunit, with amino-acid sequence MRSRTKKATTAICLSLSLSFIIGCKAEQIQTTEEIKTVKVETVKRETGAEYSRLSGTLAAKEETFLSFEVGGVIASLRFDEGQFVKAGDVLAIMDGRDYELQLEKANAAIQSANASLGAAQASLEEAVNGARRQERIQAKLAVDRAEEVYKNANADYERMKRLFESGAISEQALEGAKVNYINAETSYENAKQAYSLIEEGVRPEKEKQIKAAVNQAEAGLRNAEVTKQQAELALEKTTLKAPFSGVIVAKLASNGQLVSPGVPIYKVAQIDTLKMLLPVPDYQIGDWNVGKEVNLELYGERKQGKVVNVFPATNEKTGTISVEVEIPNNDHKWFPGQVVKAEAVLSEKLGIFIPVEAVISTGTNSNPSVFLLKDGKVVKTEVTIGTLLDNKLEITSGLAENDKIIIKGADRLFDGDEVVVETDEGTKKQ; translated from the coding sequence ATGCGTTCACGAACAAAAAAAGCCACTACAGCCATCTGTTTATCATTATCGCTATCATTCATAATAGGCTGTAAGGCAGAGCAAATACAGACGACAGAAGAAATAAAGACTGTGAAAGTAGAAACTGTAAAAAGGGAAACAGGGGCAGAGTATTCAAGACTGTCAGGTACACTTGCAGCTAAAGAAGAAACATTCCTTTCATTTGAAGTTGGCGGAGTGATTGCTTCGCTTCGCTTTGACGAGGGACAATTTGTAAAAGCAGGCGATGTGCTGGCAATAATGGATGGGCGTGATTACGAGCTTCAGCTAGAAAAAGCAAACGCTGCTATTCAATCAGCAAACGCTAGTTTAGGAGCGGCACAAGCTAGTTTAGAAGAGGCGGTAAATGGGGCACGCAGGCAGGAAAGAATACAGGCGAAGCTAGCGGTAGACAGGGCGGAGGAAGTCTATAAAAATGCCAATGCTGATTATGAACGGATGAAAAGGTTGTTCGAATCAGGTGCGATTTCTGAGCAAGCGCTTGAAGGGGCTAAGGTAAACTACATAAACGCTGAAACAAGCTATGAAAATGCAAAACAAGCGTACTCTCTTATTGAGGAAGGAGTTCGTCCGGAAAAAGAAAAGCAAATAAAAGCAGCCGTAAACCAAGCGGAAGCAGGCCTTCGGAATGCCGAGGTAACGAAACAACAAGCTGAGTTGGCATTGGAAAAAACAACTTTAAAAGCACCGTTTTCAGGTGTTATCGTAGCAAAACTAGCATCAAACGGGCAGTTAGTTAGCCCTGGTGTCCCTATTTATAAAGTAGCACAAATTGACACTTTAAAAATGCTGCTTCCCGTCCCAGATTACCAAATTGGAGACTGGAATGTTGGGAAAGAGGTCAATCTTGAATTATATGGTGAGAGGAAGCAAGGAAAAGTTGTCAATGTTTTTCCAGCAACAAATGAGAAAACAGGAACGATTAGTGTGGAAGTAGAGATTCCAAACAATGACCACAAGTGGTTCCCTGGTCAAGTTGTCAAAGCGGAAGCTGTGTTGAGTGAAAAGTTGGGGATTTTTATACCAGTTGAAGCAGTTATAAGTACAGGTACAAATAGCAATCCATCTGTATTTTTATTGAAGGATGGCAAAGTGGTTAAAACGGAAGTAACTATAGGGACGTTACTTGATAATAAGTTGGAAATCACTTCAGGTCTTGCTGAAAATGACAAAATAATTATAAAAGGCGCTGACCGTTTATTTGATGGCGATGAAGTGGTAGTTGAAACAGATGAAGGGACGAAAAAACAATGA
- a CDS encoding efflux RND transporter permease subunit gives MIAYTIKKQKITLLFFVMVVIIGFLSFFQLPKQEMPDIVVNVAMVTTTYPGASPEKVEHNVTNIIEEKINEIEDLKSIESTSVLGRSVIIVEANADVDPKQKWDELRKKVKDAEKDLPEDVILPVINDDLNRSFIQSFNITAPTTDDLYSLRDKMEDWKQKLKAIPNVAEVQIEGIPEKEVRIEIDFERLAAYQLSWTQVVNAIKQENEKIPLGNLDIGERTYQLKLPEKYPVHDLENVIITRTSQGFPVYLRDIGTVQLATEKAEYFAYHNGVPAISININGEIGSDVPAIQQEIDKVVNRLSKDLPEWAEVHSIFSQNERVKELFGELGREMFIAIAAVLFVCTLGLNLSSSIVVALAIPISLALGLMFLPSLNITLNQMTLVGLIIVLGILVDDAVVVNDNIERRLSSLGEPPEKAAVEGAKEVSISIITATFATIASFAPLLFLQGNVGFFIRPVPTIISLTMLASMVMSLTIVPIYRRWRETRNLLKNKIKESTEKRYAGLLGKPLLRLTNWYSKRLMPRILNHPKMTSIIGVVIGSFAYFLIPLIPIDLFPTDNRPELLVDIRMPTGHNIKATNQMVDDVTEFLLNKDEVKTVASYAGGSAPKMFMGDTSAGEGIEVGQLVVILDEAKRMPKDIELEWTEDFKKQFLGVMITPKILVTGPPVGKPVEVQVFGEDSNELRKISEQIKEQIAALSGTYNIIDSFGIDRYALDFQVNKELMDEKLVTYNDLSKTLRLVGEGITVSEFDDGKDLIDIQLYASNHKDEPQAIFDKLYVPNLAGQQVPLTELVEIKPSFEARAIVHQDLARVVFIYSDLRNRTATEVMKELKPKLEKMNLPEGYSWKIGGETSEQTDIFIDMGKLSIAVLFIIIILIAMQFYSLSLPLLVMSTVYLAFAGSLIGLFITQTPLGFMTMMGAISLSGIVVRNGIVLIEFIEHARREGMPLKEAVIGAGEARLRPILLTSSTAVAGLTPLAISHDPLFSPMAMTIISGLIFSTVLTLVLVPSLYTVLANYKEKRALKRTMKQNHGAMPVDGA, from the coding sequence ATGATAGCCTATACAATTAAAAAGCAAAAAATAACATTGCTGTTTTTTGTAATGGTTGTTATCATTGGTTTTTTGAGTTTTTTCCAGCTTCCAAAACAAGAAATGCCAGACATTGTTGTGAATGTGGCAATGGTAACAACCACTTACCCTGGTGCATCACCTGAAAAAGTTGAGCACAATGTAACGAATATTATTGAAGAAAAAATTAATGAAATCGAAGATCTTAAATCAATTGAATCAACTTCTGTGCTCGGTCGTTCTGTTATTATAGTTGAGGCCAATGCAGATGTAGACCCAAAACAGAAATGGGATGAGCTCCGCAAAAAGGTGAAAGATGCTGAAAAAGATTTGCCAGAGGATGTTATCCTCCCTGTCATTAATGATGACCTAAACCGTTCGTTTATCCAATCTTTCAATATTACGGCACCAACGACAGATGATCTTTATAGTTTGCGAGACAAAATGGAGGATTGGAAACAAAAGCTTAAGGCCATCCCAAATGTGGCTGAAGTACAAATCGAAGGTATTCCTGAAAAAGAGGTACGAATTGAAATCGACTTTGAGAGATTAGCTGCCTACCAATTATCATGGACGCAAGTAGTCAATGCTATTAAGCAAGAAAACGAGAAAATTCCATTAGGAAACCTAGATATTGGTGAACGGACTTATCAATTAAAACTGCCGGAAAAATATCCTGTTCATGATTTGGAAAATGTCATCATTACAAGGACTTCCCAGGGGTTTCCTGTCTATCTTCGCGACATTGGCACTGTTCAATTAGCAACTGAAAAAGCTGAGTATTTTGCTTATCATAATGGTGTGCCAGCGATTTCGATTAATATAAATGGCGAGATTGGCAGCGATGTACCCGCCATCCAACAAGAAATTGATAAAGTGGTCAATCGGCTTTCAAAGGATTTACCAGAATGGGCTGAGGTCCATTCAATTTTTTCACAAAATGAAAGAGTGAAAGAATTATTCGGTGAACTTGGCAGGGAAATGTTCATTGCCATTGCTGCGGTATTATTTGTCTGTACCTTAGGCTTAAATTTGTCATCATCGATTGTTGTTGCCTTGGCTATTCCGATTTCTCTTGCATTAGGATTAATGTTTTTGCCATCATTAAATATTACCTTAAATCAAATGACATTAGTTGGTTTAATTATTGTGCTTGGAATTTTAGTAGATGATGCTGTTGTTGTCAATGATAATATTGAACGACGTTTATCGTCGCTTGGGGAGCCGCCAGAAAAAGCAGCGGTTGAAGGTGCAAAAGAAGTTTCTATTTCGATTATAACGGCGACATTTGCAACCATTGCTTCATTTGCACCATTATTATTTTTACAAGGAAATGTCGGCTTCTTTATTCGGCCCGTTCCGACCATCATTTCGCTGACGATGCTCGCTTCGATGGTGATGTCATTAACAATCGTGCCGATATATAGACGCTGGCGTGAGACGCGAAATCTGCTAAAAAATAAAATCAAAGAATCTACAGAAAAACGGTATGCAGGTTTACTTGGAAAACCTTTACTCCGTTTGACGAATTGGTATTCGAAACGATTGATGCCAAGAATTTTAAACCACCCGAAAATGACGAGTATCATTGGCGTGGTCATTGGTTCATTTGCTTACTTTTTAATACCATTGATTCCAATTGATCTTTTTCCAACTGATAACCGCCCAGAATTACTTGTTGATATTAGGATGCCAACTGGTCATAACATTAAGGCAACAAATCAAATGGTCGATGATGTAACTGAGTTTCTCCTCAACAAAGATGAGGTTAAAACGGTTGCTTCCTATGCAGGTGGTAGCGCCCCGAAAATGTTTATGGGTGATACAAGTGCTGGTGAAGGGATTGAGGTTGGTCAACTTGTTGTCATTCTAGATGAAGCGAAAAGGATGCCGAAGGATATTGAGCTTGAGTGGACAGAAGACTTTAAAAAACAATTTCTAGGTGTCATGATTACACCGAAAATTCTTGTAACAGGTCCACCAGTAGGAAAACCAGTTGAAGTGCAAGTATTTGGTGAAGATAGTAACGAACTACGCAAAATTTCAGAGCAAATCAAGGAGCAAATTGCAGCTTTAAGTGGAACGTATAATATTATCGATTCATTTGGGATTGACCGTTATGCCCTTGATTTTCAAGTGAATAAAGAGCTAATGGACGAAAAGCTTGTGACATATAATGATTTATCGAAAACGTTGCGCCTTGTTGGAGAAGGGATTACCGTTTCTGAATTTGATGATGGTAAAGACTTAATTGATATTCAGCTTTATGCAAGTAATCATAAGGATGAGCCGCAAGCAATTTTTGATAAATTATATGTGCCCAATTTAGCAGGGCAGCAAGTGCCATTAACAGAGCTTGTAGAAATTAAACCATCCTTTGAGGCACGGGCGATTGTTCATCAAGACTTGGCACGGGTTGTTTTTATTTACAGTGATCTTCGCAACCGTACAGCAACAGAGGTTATGAAAGAGCTAAAGCCGAAGTTGGAAAAAATGAATTTGCCAGAAGGTTATAGCTGGAAAATTGGCGGAGAAACATCAGAGCAAACGGATATTTTTATTGATATGGGTAAGCTTTCAATAGCTGTATTATTTATTATCATTATTTTAATTGCGATGCAGTTTTACTCATTGTCATTGCCGCTGTTAGTTATGAGCACAGTTTATTTGGCTTTTGCCGGAAGCTTAATTGGCTTGTTTATTACACAAACACCGCTCGGATTTATGACGATGATGGGGGCCATCTCCCTTTCAGGGATTGTAGTCCGAAATGGAATCGTTCTGATTGAATTTATTGAACATGCACGGCGTGAAGGAATGCCGTTAAAGGAAGCTGTTATTGGAGCTGGGGAAGCACGTTTACGCCCAATTTTGTTGACATCATCAACAGCAGTAGCAGGCTTAACACCTTTAGCAATCTCACATGACCCATTATTTTCGCCAATGGCGATGACGATCATCTCTGGTCTGATTTTTTCCACAGTATTAACGCTTGTGCTTGTGCCATCTTTATATACGGTATTGGCCAATTATAAAGAGAAAAGAGCTTTAAAGAGGACCATGAAACAAAATCATGGTGCGATGCCAGTTGATGGTGCCTAA
- a CDS encoding DUF1002 domain-containing protein, which translates to MKKQIIIGWLLLLFSFVLPSEISYADAQPGDVIITLGESLTADQQEAIKQEMGAKEGDTIVTVSNAEEHQYLGKYISKAQIGSKALSSAKITLKEAGSGLNVETHNISWVTKDMFANSLITAGVKDADIYVTAPFEVSGTAGLTGILKAYEVSGEKVIPEEQKQIANEEMVRTAQLGERIGADQATALFARIKDEIAKNPNITDDQVSALIDRVAAELGIQLTGSEKQGLIDLFNKMKNMDIDWNQVKNDLVYVKDRLKEFMQDERTKGIMRNIIDGLISFLNWLKGLFGAA; encoded by the coding sequence ATGAAAAAACAAATCATCATCGGATGGTTGCTACTATTATTTAGTTTCGTACTGCCTTCAGAGATAAGTTATGCTGATGCACAGCCTGGTGATGTTATTATTACACTTGGCGAAAGCTTAACCGCGGACCAACAAGAGGCGATTAAACAGGAAATGGGTGCTAAAGAAGGTGATACAATTGTCACCGTCAGCAATGCCGAAGAACATCAATACTTAGGGAAATATATAAGTAAAGCGCAAATTGGCTCAAAAGCTCTTTCGTCGGCAAAAATTACTTTGAAAGAAGCGGGCTCTGGTTTAAATGTGGAAACACATAACATTTCATGGGTCACAAAGGATATGTTTGCGAACTCATTAATCACAGCTGGTGTTAAAGATGCTGATATATATGTAACGGCGCCGTTTGAAGTTTCGGGAACAGCTGGACTAACAGGCATTTTGAAAGCATATGAAGTCTCTGGCGAAAAGGTTATTCCTGAAGAACAAAAACAGATTGCCAACGAAGAAATGGTAAGAACAGCTCAGTTAGGTGAGCGAATTGGTGCCGATCAAGCAACAGCATTGTTTGCGAGAATTAAGGATGAAATCGCCAAAAATCCAAATATAACAGATGATCAAGTATCCGCTCTAATCGACCGCGTTGCAGCAGAGCTTGGCATTCAGCTTACAGGTTCTGAGAAACAAGGCTTAATTGATTTATTTAACAAAATGAAAAATATGGACATTGATTGGAACCAAGTGAAAAATGACTTAGTCTATGTCAAAGACCGCCTGAAGGAATTTATGCAAGATGAACGGACAAAAGGGATTATGAGAAATATTATTGACGGTCTTATTTCATTTTTAAATTGGTTAAAAGGATTATTTGGTGCAGCGTAA